From a region of the Gossypium raimondii isolate GPD5lz chromosome 10, ASM2569854v1, whole genome shotgun sequence genome:
- the LOC105777225 gene encoding probable polyamine transporter At1g31830 isoform X2: MKLRHTPNTRASSAMGQHDSAEYVTIGEVPTPPADNFKKVSVLPLIFLIFYEVSGGPFGVEDSVQAAGPFLALLGFLVFPFIWSIPEALITAEMGTMFPENGGYVVWVASALGPYWGFQQGWMKWLSGVIDNALYPVLFLDYLKSAIPALGGGWPRIFAVLALTLVLTYMNYRGLTIVGWVAVLLGVFSILPFVVMGFVSIPKLKPSRWLVVNMHHVDWNLYLNTLFWNLNYWDSISTLAGEVENPKKTLPKALFYALILVVIGYFFPLLVGTGALPLDRELWTDGYFSDIAKLLGGVWLRWWIQAAAAMSNMGMFVAEMSSDSFQLLGMAERGMLPEFFSKRSRYGTPLIGILFSASGVLLLSWLSFQEIVAAENFLYCFGMILEFIAFIRLRMKYPAASRPYKIPVGTVGSILMCIPPTILICVVLAISSLKVAVISLVAVVIGLVMQPGLKYVEKRRWLKFSTSANLPDLHNDSSLR; the protein is encoded by the exons ATG AAGTTGAGACACACACCAAACACGAGAGCTTCTTCCGCAATGGGGCAGCATGACAGTGCTGAATATGTTACTATTGGTGAAGTGCCAACTCCCCCGGCAGATAACTTCAAGAAAGTCTCAGTTTTACCACTTATTTTCCTGATCTTCTATGAGGTTTCTGGAGGTCCATTCGGGGTGGAGGACAGTGTCCAAGCTGCTGGACCATTTCTTGCTCTTCTCGGTTTTTTGGTGTTTCCATTCATCTGGAGCATTCCGGAAGCATTAATTACTGCTGAGATGGGCACTATGTTTCCTGAAAATGGTGGTTATGTTGTTTGGGTTGCATCTGCATTAGGTCCCTATTGGGGGTTTCAGCAAGGCTGGATGAAATGGCTGAGTGGGGTCATTGATAATGCTTTATATCCTGTTTTGTTTCTTGACTATTTAAAGTCTGCAATCCCTGCATTAGGAGGTGGCTGGCCAAGAATCTTTGCCGTGCTAGCTTTGACGTTAGTGCTCACATACATGAACTATAGGGGTTTAACAATTGTAGGATGGGTTGCTGTTCTTCTCGGGGTTTTCTCGATCCTTCCTTTTGTGGTCATGGGGTTTGTGTCGATTCCAAAATTAAAGCCTTCAAGATGGCTTGTGGTAAACATGCATCATGTGGATTGGAATTTATATTTGAACACGCTCTTTTGGAATCTAAACTATTGGGATTCTATAAGTACTTTAGCTGGAGAGGTAGAGAACCCAAAGAAAACTCTCCCAAAAGCATTGTTTTACGCTTTGATCTTAGTGGTTATTGGGTATTTCTTTCCGCTTTTAGTTGGCACGGGGGCTCTTCCCCTTGATCGTGAGCTGTGGACTGATGGTTATTTCTCGGACATAGCTAAATTGCTGGGTGGAGTTTGGTTGAGATGGTGGATCCAAGCAGCTGCAGCGATGTCAAATATGGGGATGTTTGTGGCTGAGATGAGTAGCGACTCTTTCCAACTTTTGGGAATGGCTGAGCGTGGGATGCTGCCCGAGTTCTTTAGCAAGAGGTCTCGCTATGGAACTCCTCTAATCGGGATCTTATTTTCGGCTTCAGGCGTTTTATTGTTGTCATGGTTGAGCTTTCAAGAGATTGTAGCTGCAGAGAACTTCTTGTACTGTTTCGGGATGATTTTGGAGTTCATAGCATTCATACGTTTAAGGATGAAATATCCAGCTGCATCACGACCTTACAAAATACCCGTTGGAACAGTTGGGTCGATTCTTATGTGCATTCCTCCAACCATATTGATTTGTGTTGTCTTAGCTATTTCTTCACTCAAAGTTGCAGTGATTAGCCTTGTCGCCGTTGTAATTGGGCTTGTAATGCAGCCTGGTCTCAAGTACGTTGAGAAAAGAAGATGGCTCAAGTTCTCTACTAGCGCAAACCTTCCCGACCTACACAACGATTCCTCATTAAGATGA
- the LOC105777225 gene encoding probable polyamine transporter At1g31830 isoform X3, producing the protein MGQHDSAEYVTIGEVPTPPADNFKKVSVLPLIFLIFYEVSGGPFGVEDSVQAAGPFLALLGFLVFPFIWSIPEALITAEMGTMFPENGGYVVWVASALGPYWGFQQGWMKWLSGVIDNALYPVLFLDYLKSAIPALGGGWPRIFAVLALTLVLTYMNYRGLTIVGWVAVLLGVFSILPFVVMGFVSIPKLKPSRWLVVNMHHVDWNLYLNTLFWNLNYWDSISTLAGEVENPKKTLPKALFYALILVVIGYFFPLLVGTGALPLDRELWTDGYFSDIAKLLGGVWLRWWIQAAAAMSNMGMFVAEMSSDSFQLLGMAERGMLPEFFSKRSRYGTPLIGILFSASGVLLLSWLSFQEIVAAENFLYCFGMILEFIAFIRLRMKYPAASRPYKIPVGTVGSILMCIPPTILICVVLAISSLKVAVISLVAVVIGLVMQPGLKYVEKRRWLKFSTSANLPDLHNDSSLR; encoded by the coding sequence ATGGGGCAGCATGACAGTGCTGAATATGTTACTATTGGTGAAGTGCCAACTCCCCCGGCAGATAACTTCAAGAAAGTCTCAGTTTTACCACTTATTTTCCTGATCTTCTATGAGGTTTCTGGAGGTCCATTCGGGGTGGAGGACAGTGTCCAAGCTGCTGGACCATTTCTTGCTCTTCTCGGTTTTTTGGTGTTTCCATTCATCTGGAGCATTCCGGAAGCATTAATTACTGCTGAGATGGGCACTATGTTTCCTGAAAATGGTGGTTATGTTGTTTGGGTTGCATCTGCATTAGGTCCCTATTGGGGGTTTCAGCAAGGCTGGATGAAATGGCTGAGTGGGGTCATTGATAATGCTTTATATCCTGTTTTGTTTCTTGACTATTTAAAGTCTGCAATCCCTGCATTAGGAGGTGGCTGGCCAAGAATCTTTGCCGTGCTAGCTTTGACGTTAGTGCTCACATACATGAACTATAGGGGTTTAACAATTGTAGGATGGGTTGCTGTTCTTCTCGGGGTTTTCTCGATCCTTCCTTTTGTGGTCATGGGGTTTGTGTCGATTCCAAAATTAAAGCCTTCAAGATGGCTTGTGGTAAACATGCATCATGTGGATTGGAATTTATATTTGAACACGCTCTTTTGGAATCTAAACTATTGGGATTCTATAAGTACTTTAGCTGGAGAGGTAGAGAACCCAAAGAAAACTCTCCCAAAAGCATTGTTTTACGCTTTGATCTTAGTGGTTATTGGGTATTTCTTTCCGCTTTTAGTTGGCACGGGGGCTCTTCCCCTTGATCGTGAGCTGTGGACTGATGGTTATTTCTCGGACATAGCTAAATTGCTGGGTGGAGTTTGGTTGAGATGGTGGATCCAAGCAGCTGCAGCGATGTCAAATATGGGGATGTTTGTGGCTGAGATGAGTAGCGACTCTTTCCAACTTTTGGGAATGGCTGAGCGTGGGATGCTGCCCGAGTTCTTTAGCAAGAGGTCTCGCTATGGAACTCCTCTAATCGGGATCTTATTTTCGGCTTCAGGCGTTTTATTGTTGTCATGGTTGAGCTTTCAAGAGATTGTAGCTGCAGAGAACTTCTTGTACTGTTTCGGGATGATTTTGGAGTTCATAGCATTCATACGTTTAAGGATGAAATATCCAGCTGCATCACGACCTTACAAAATACCCGTTGGAACAGTTGGGTCGATTCTTATGTGCATTCCTCCAACCATATTGATTTGTGTTGTCTTAGCTATTTCTTCACTCAAAGTTGCAGTGATTAGCCTTGTCGCCGTTGTAATTGGGCTTGTAATGCAGCCTGGTCTCAAGTACGTTGAGAAAAGAAGATGGCTCAAGTTCTCTACTAGCGCAAACCTTCCCGACCTACACAACGATTCCTCATTAAGATGA
- the LOC105777225 gene encoding probable polyamine transporter At1g31830 isoform X1, producing the protein MVEVVSEVSGDPQTSGQPAAGCISPQNQPVSVSQIQTTVDTKHPSSEVDEKLRHTPNTRASSAMGQHDSAEYVTIGEVPTPPADNFKKVSVLPLIFLIFYEVSGGPFGVEDSVQAAGPFLALLGFLVFPFIWSIPEALITAEMGTMFPENGGYVVWVASALGPYWGFQQGWMKWLSGVIDNALYPVLFLDYLKSAIPALGGGWPRIFAVLALTLVLTYMNYRGLTIVGWVAVLLGVFSILPFVVMGFVSIPKLKPSRWLVVNMHHVDWNLYLNTLFWNLNYWDSISTLAGEVENPKKTLPKALFYALILVVIGYFFPLLVGTGALPLDRELWTDGYFSDIAKLLGGVWLRWWIQAAAAMSNMGMFVAEMSSDSFQLLGMAERGMLPEFFSKRSRYGTPLIGILFSASGVLLLSWLSFQEIVAAENFLYCFGMILEFIAFIRLRMKYPAASRPYKIPVGTVGSILMCIPPTILICVVLAISSLKVAVISLVAVVIGLVMQPGLKYVEKRRWLKFSTSANLPDLHNDSSLR; encoded by the exons ATGGTAGAAGTAGTTAGTGAAGTTTCCGGTGACCCACAAACTTCGGGTCAACCAGCTGCTGGCTGTATAAGTCCACAGAATCAGCCTGTTTCAGTATCACAGATACAGACTACCGTTGATACGAAACATCCGAGTTCCGAGGTGGATGAG AAGTTGAGACACACACCAAACACGAGAGCTTCTTCCGCAATGGGGCAGCATGACAGTGCTGAATATGTTACTATTGGTGAAGTGCCAACTCCCCCGGCAGATAACTTCAAGAAAGTCTCAGTTTTACCACTTATTTTCCTGATCTTCTATGAGGTTTCTGGAGGTCCATTCGGGGTGGAGGACAGTGTCCAAGCTGCTGGACCATTTCTTGCTCTTCTCGGTTTTTTGGTGTTTCCATTCATCTGGAGCATTCCGGAAGCATTAATTACTGCTGAGATGGGCACTATGTTTCCTGAAAATGGTGGTTATGTTGTTTGGGTTGCATCTGCATTAGGTCCCTATTGGGGGTTTCAGCAAGGCTGGATGAAATGGCTGAGTGGGGTCATTGATAATGCTTTATATCCTGTTTTGTTTCTTGACTATTTAAAGTCTGCAATCCCTGCATTAGGAGGTGGCTGGCCAAGAATCTTTGCCGTGCTAGCTTTGACGTTAGTGCTCACATACATGAACTATAGGGGTTTAACAATTGTAGGATGGGTTGCTGTTCTTCTCGGGGTTTTCTCGATCCTTCCTTTTGTGGTCATGGGGTTTGTGTCGATTCCAAAATTAAAGCCTTCAAGATGGCTTGTGGTAAACATGCATCATGTGGATTGGAATTTATATTTGAACACGCTCTTTTGGAATCTAAACTATTGGGATTCTATAAGTACTTTAGCTGGAGAGGTAGAGAACCCAAAGAAAACTCTCCCAAAAGCATTGTTTTACGCTTTGATCTTAGTGGTTATTGGGTATTTCTTTCCGCTTTTAGTTGGCACGGGGGCTCTTCCCCTTGATCGTGAGCTGTGGACTGATGGTTATTTCTCGGACATAGCTAAATTGCTGGGTGGAGTTTGGTTGAGATGGTGGATCCAAGCAGCTGCAGCGATGTCAAATATGGGGATGTTTGTGGCTGAGATGAGTAGCGACTCTTTCCAACTTTTGGGAATGGCTGAGCGTGGGATGCTGCCCGAGTTCTTTAGCAAGAGGTCTCGCTATGGAACTCCTCTAATCGGGATCTTATTTTCGGCTTCAGGCGTTTTATTGTTGTCATGGTTGAGCTTTCAAGAGATTGTAGCTGCAGAGAACTTCTTGTACTGTTTCGGGATGATTTTGGAGTTCATAGCATTCATACGTTTAAGGATGAAATATCCAGCTGCATCACGACCTTACAAAATACCCGTTGGAACAGTTGGGTCGATTCTTATGTGCATTCCTCCAACCATATTGATTTGTGTTGTCTTAGCTATTTCTTCACTCAAAGTTGCAGTGATTAGCCTTGTCGCCGTTGTAATTGGGCTTGTAATGCAGCCTGGTCTCAAGTACGTTGAGAAAAGAAGATGGCTCAAGTTCTCTACTAGCGCAAACCTTCCCGACCTACACAACGATTCCTCATTAAGATGA